The DNA region ACGGTCATGTATGACCGAAACGGGAGGGAGCTATGGCGCTACGAAGGCTCCATCGAGTCGCAGCACATCGCCCTCGGCCGCTTTCGAAGCGACCTGCCGGGATTGCAAATCGCGGGGCTGGACCGGCTTGTGAGAGAGGACGACGGGAAGGGCATGGTCGGAAAGGACGCCTTGTTCCTGCTGGACGGCAGCGGTCGAGAGGTTTGGAAAGAAGACCGCAAAACACCAGGCTGGCTAACGATTATCGAGCCTTTAAGCGGATGGACAGAAGGAGCTTTGGACTATATTTTGGCCTACCGCCGCGGCGGAGGAATCTTGCCCACATTGTATGACGGCCACATGAATGCGGTCGTGGAGTTTCCTGACGAGGGCTATGCCGTCCATGCCGACTTATGGGGAAGCGGTACGGAGCAAGTTATTATTTACAGTAATGAAACCGCATCCATTTATTCGAGCAAGCAGGCAGATTTAAATGAGCCAATCTCGGGTAACCCACTGCCGCAGACGAAGCGGCTGTCCAGCTCGACATTGTATCCGGGCGGGGAAGTTCCGCTGATAACATAAATGAGGTGACGGATATACCTTTAACGGGGGTCAATCCGTGCTGTATTCGTCATGATTCAGGTGGCAGGCTAACCCCTCCATTTCCCCCGTAATAGCGGGATGTTCTGATATATTAACGATTGCAAAGGCTCTATAAAAGCTGCACTCGATCCTGAAGATCGGGGGCAGCTTTTCTCGTTGGTCCGCTGTGGGAGCATGAGATCGCTAGCCCCTGGTGTACAGGAGCATCCTATCATTGCTGCTTTATTTAGTTGGTAGGGCAACAACTATACTTCGTGCATAATGCGGGACACTGGGCCCGAGGGAAGGTGAACGGTTAAATTTCAAGATCTTGCGGTCTTATTCTAAATCCCTATCTTCCCTAAAGGGTCTCGTGATACATTACTTAAAAATCCTTGGGGAGAGAAGGTATTTGTTATGCATAAAGCAATTCAGCCCAAAATCCTATACTTCGGCACTTCGGTCATCTTGATCAGTACGATCAACGAAGACGGCACACCCAACCTGGCACCGATGTCTTCTGCCTGGTGGCTTAATCAATCCTGCATGCTTGGCATGAGCAGTAAATCCCAGACGGTTCAAAATCTGATCCGTGAACGCGAGTGCGTGCTGAACCTTCCGTCGATTGACTTGGTTGCCGCTATCAATCGCTTAACGCTATTGACCGGTCGCAATCCCGTCCCGGAATCTAAAGCCAAGAGGGGATATCAGCATGAGGCGGATAAATTTGGAGTTGCCGGGTTAACTCCGCTTCCGTCTGAGCTCGTTGAAGCGCCTCGCGTCAAGGAATGTCCCGTCCACCTGGAAGCCAGGCTTGTGAAGCTTCATCCTTTTGAAGAACCAAGTTCGCTTGTTGCCATGGAAGTTCATATTGAAAAAGTGCATATCGAAGAGAAGCTTCTTATGGACGGCCAGTCCAACTATATCGATCCTTCGAAATGGAATCCGATGATCATGAATTTTTGCGAATATTTCGGGCTAAGCGAGCAGCTTTCTGCATCGAAATTAGCGCCGGTATTCGGCCCCCCGTCCGTATAGCTTCCATTTGAGTAGAGGCGCAACCGCTAAAGTTCTCGCTTTGCAGTCGGTACTGCGGTGAAAAAAATCTCGTTGTATAAGAAACATTTCGTGAATTTTTTTACGACCTGACATTCATAGCGACCTGCATGAAATAAATCAAGGTAATCATGCTCGCTGCGAATATATTTTCCATCATCATACCAAATCATAAATCGATTATTTAATTTTCGTTCCTTGCAAAGATACGGCTCCATGACGATAATTTTGCCTTCCGGTTTCAAGATGCGTTCGAATTCGAGCAAGTAGCTCTGGATTAACTCGTCCGGTATATGATGAAGGACAGCTATGACAAAAATATAATCGATCGAGCTGTTATCTATCGGGATATTCTGCTCGTCAAATACTTCGAATTTATGGTTGGGGTACAGCCTTCTCGCCAAAAACACCCGATTCCTGTCGGGTTCAATGCCAAGATAGCGATCTGAATGACAAATCGAGCAATTGGCGCCAGTGCCCGATCCAAAATCAAGAACGGACTTATCTTCCAAGGGAACATGATGCCGAACATGGTCATGAATGTATTTCTTTGTAATCCATTGAGGCCGGACAAACCAGTGATACAATCGCGGAGATAGGGGCATGTGAAGAAGTCACCACCTTTTTTATATGGAACACAAAGGTTAATGTTTCTTCTGCTCATCTTTTAAATACTCGGAAAAAAACACCAGAAATTAGTGATCAGTCGAGAACAAATCGCAATTTGACCCCGACTGATCGCTTGGGAAGGAACAGCAGGTTATGTTCGAGCTTTATTCCCGTTCTCCTTTATTGATAAGCCTGTGATCGTAAAACATGTCATACCTGCAACGGCTGTGACGATTATAGCAATTACCAATCCTACAGCCTTCATAAATGGATCGTCACCTGGGAGGGACGGTTTTAATGTTACCAGCCAATACATCAACACCAGAGTCAGCAACATGTAAAAGCTGCTTCCTAGTGCCCCGAAGGAGGTTAATGAATAAAACACCGACTCGCGCAACTCATAGAAAAGACCGTGCAGCTCCTGCACGGTCTTTCTTTTTGTTTTCGCGCATATTTATTAAACCGTTAATCCGCGGCGATCGTTCGGGTGATGGATACGCTGGACTCCCGCACGATCAGCCGCGGCTCGAACTGAACGCGTTCGTAGCCGCCGTTTGTACCTTCCCGCAAACGCTTCAAGAGCAGCTCCGTGGCAAGCCGCGCCACCTCGTCCCCCATAATGGACACCGAGCTGATCTGAGGCGTAGTCACGGTGGTCCATGCATTGTTGTCGATGCCCACGACGGCGACATCCTCCGGAACCTTGATCTTCAACTCCTTGAATCGATTCACGATACCGATGGCCACCATGTCGTTGACGGCATAGATCGCGTCCGGCATATGCTTGAGACCGTAGAAGTAGTCCGCCGCACGGACGCCTGTCTCGAAAGAGAAATCCTCGCCGAAATAAACGAGGGAGGGGTCCACCCTATTCAATGACTGCTCATATGCCCAGTAACGTTCCTCGATTTTATCCTTCGGCG from Paenibacillus ihbetae includes:
- a CDS encoding flavin reductase family protein: MHKAIQPKILYFGTSVILISTINEDGTPNLAPMSSAWWLNQSCMLGMSSKSQTVQNLIRERECVLNLPSIDLVAAINRLTLLTGRNPVPESKAKRGYQHEADKFGVAGLTPLPSELVEAPRVKECPVHLEARLVKLHPFEEPSSLVAMEVHIEKVHIEEKLLMDGQSNYIDPSKWNPMIMNFCEYFGLSEQLSASKLAPVFGPPSV
- a CDS encoding class I SAM-dependent methyltransferase, giving the protein MPLSPRLYHWFVRPQWITKKYIHDHVRHHVPLEDKSVLDFGSGTGANCSICHSDRYLGIEPDRNRVFLARRLYPNHKFEVFDEQNIPIDNSSIDYIFVIAVLHHIPDELIQSYLLEFERILKPEGKIIVMEPYLCKERKLNNRFMIWYDDGKYIRSEHDYLDLFHAGRYECQVVKKFTKCFLYNEIFFTAVPTAKREL